From Sulfurovum zhangzhouensis, one genomic window encodes:
- a CDS encoding ATP-dependent nuclease has protein sequence MKIKKIDVNNYRLLKNFSLDLEDELSLVIGKNNSGKTSLLVVLNKFLNNGNFTSNDFNLDYKKEILKFMIEGIPAENDYLLDGIRLRLHIEYNESDDLSNISNLMMDLDEANNEIILDFEYVLTYAKLQQMKTDFDAYTVFTGTEEDKFNSFFKNEFDEYFDHTQKSVLLDADHKVEEFIDLKKEGISLKNIINYRFISAKREVSNKDIDKTLSTQTSKIYKKTESTPEQKTAIDNFKKTLLDTDNVLDSNYQIIFGDVVEKVKKFGGIKEGESNITVHSTLQHRELLDGNTTVMYSHEGDSLPEHYNGLGYMNLISMIFEIEMLLIDFKRTLDEKPADINLLFIEEPEAHTHPQMQYIFIKNIKSLLADGIKRQDEINRELQYIISTHSSHIVSESNFDDIKYLQRLNNQNSVISKNLKDLEKEYEANREEETYRFLKQYLTLNRAELFFADKAILIEGDTERILLPTMMKKIDEESSPEDEKLLSQNISIVEVGAHSKLFESFIDFIGVKTLIITDIDSGKEVMVDGRRTIQACRVAEAEAIETSNSSLKYFFGSSNLSDYVDRELNNKILVKNSETKVWELKEDGFVLIVYQTKEKDSDNIEYHARSFEDSFSHINKNFMKNDSNTFSSLTKKWLKKFKDDDIDCYDFAEKAVTKKPPLAIEILMNSNRTPTDGDDIVTWDIPSYIKEGLIWLRDN, from the coding sequence ATGAAAATTAAAAAAATCGATGTAAATAATTATAGACTACTAAAGAATTTTTCACTTGACTTAGAGGATGAATTATCTTTAGTGATAGGCAAAAACAATAGTGGTAAAACTTCATTATTAGTTGTGTTAAATAAATTCTTGAACAATGGTAACTTTACATCCAATGATTTTAATCTTGATTACAAAAAAGAGATTTTGAAATTTATGATAGAAGGGATACCAGCTGAAAATGATTATTTATTAGATGGTATTCGTTTAAGATTACACATAGAATATAATGAATCTGATGATTTATCTAATATAAGCAACTTAATGATGGATTTAGATGAAGCAAATAACGAAATTATTTTAGATTTTGAATACGTATTGACATATGCAAAACTACAACAAATGAAAACAGATTTTGATGCTTATACAGTTTTTACGGGAACGGAAGAAGATAAATTTAACTCTTTTTTTAAAAATGAATTTGATGAATATTTTGATCATACTCAAAAATCTGTTCTACTTGATGCAGACCATAAAGTAGAGGAATTTATTGATCTTAAAAAAGAAGGTATTTCACTAAAAAATATAATAAATTATAGATTTATTTCAGCAAAAAGAGAAGTTTCAAACAAAGACATAGACAAAACACTTTCAACTCAAACCTCTAAAATTTATAAAAAAACTGAATCTACCCCTGAACAAAAAACGGCAATAGATAACTTTAAAAAGACACTGCTTGATACTGATAATGTACTTGATAGCAATTACCAGATTATTTTTGGGGATGTAGTAGAAAAAGTTAAAAAGTTCGGAGGAATTAAAGAAGGAGAGTCTAATATAACTGTACATTCAACTTTGCAACATAGGGAACTTTTGGATGGGAATACTACTGTAATGTATAGTCATGAAGGAGACTCATTACCTGAACATTATAATGGTTTAGGATATATGAATTTAATTAGTATGATATTTGAAATCGAAATGTTATTGATCGATTTCAAAAGAACTTTAGATGAAAAACCTGCTGATATAAATTTACTTTTCATCGAAGAACCAGAAGCTCATACTCATCCACAAATGCAATATATTTTTATAAAAAATATCAAATCACTATTAGCAGATGGAATTAAAAGGCAGGATGAAATTAATCGTGAACTCCAATATATAATTAGTACACACTCATCACATATTGTATCAGAGAGTAATTTTGATGATATCAAGTACTTACAAAGACTAAATAATCAAAATAGTGTGATTTCAAAAAACTTAAAAGATTTAGAAAAGGAATATGAAGCAAATAGAGAAGAAGAGACATACAGATTTTTAAAACAATATTTAACTTTAAATCGTGCAGAGCTTTTCTTTGCAGATAAAGCTATATTAATTGAAGGAGATACTGAGAGGATATTGCTTCCTACTATGATGAAAAAAATTGATGAGGAAAGTAGTCCAGAAGATGAAAAGCTTCTGTCTCAAAATATATCTATTGTAGAAGTTGGAGCACATTCTAAATTATTTGAGAGTTTTATAGACTTTATAGGTGTTAAAACATTGATTATAACTGATATCGACTCAGGAAAAGAAGTAATGGTTGATGGACGTAGAACTATACAAGCATGTAGAGTTGCTGAAGCTGAGGCTATAGAGACTTCCAATAGTTCATTGAAGTATTTTTTTGGTTCAAGTAATTTAAGTGACTATGTAGATAGAGAGCTTAACAATAAAATTCTTGTTAAAAATAGTGAAACAAAAGTATGGGAGCTAAAGGAAGATGGTTTTGTGTTAATTGTATATCAAACTAAAGAAAAGGATTCTGATAATATTGAATATCATGCAAGAAGCTTTGAAGATAGTTTTTCCCATATTAACAAAAATTTCATGAAAAACGATTCAAATACTTTTAGTTCTTTAACTAAAAAATGGTTAAAAAAATTTAAAGATGATGATATAGATTGTTATGATTTTGCAGAAAAAGCAGTGACTAAAAAACCACCTCTAGCAATAGAAATATTAATGAATTCTAACAGAACTCCTACCGATGGTGATGATATTGTCACATGGGATATACCTTCTTATATTAAAGAAGGATTAATTTGGCTAAGAGATAACTAG
- a CDS encoding DNA-processing protein DprA, translating to MYNITPSTQAILLLTSSFSEKKSEDIMPLNPVEWGRFALWLHEHDLKPEDLVYGEVEELLSLWVDSQITISRIKALLNRGTALALAMEKWQRVGIWVITRSSLDYPKQLKKKLKHLSPPVLYGIGNPKLLNKPSIAVVGSRKASKEALEYTHRLGHKIANDGYTLVSGGAKGIDEAAMMGALEVGGTVIGILPDNLSKASLSSQYRKALMSNELALISTNYPESPFSAVNALENNKYIYTQSVAAIIAHSEIKGGTWSGANEALKEEYTPLWVTSMSAGNKKLIELGVNIVSDDMFENTIDILCSGNVTSSVDNTNKSLSLFDDMVEKKDSTDETKSDVDINKSNSNDMDSFFDFFMSKLYQEYPKNSIFKPKELEEKFSINLSQINTWIAKAEENKLIQRVEGRIKKYKIL from the coding sequence ATGTATAATATAACACCATCAACACAAGCTATTCTTTTATTAACGAGTAGTTTTTCTGAAAAAAAATCAGAAGATATTATGCCACTGAATCCAGTTGAATGGGGCCGGTTCGCATTATGGTTACATGAGCATGATTTAAAACCAGAAGATTTAGTTTATGGTGAAGTAGAAGAGTTATTATCCTTATGGGTCGATAGTCAAATTACAATCAGCCGCATAAAAGCATTGTTAAATAGAGGAACTGCTTTAGCCTTAGCTATGGAAAAGTGGCAACGTGTTGGGATATGGGTTATAACGAGGAGTAGTTTGGATTATCCTAAGCAGTTGAAGAAAAAATTGAAACATCTTTCTCCTCCTGTCCTTTATGGAATAGGAAATCCAAAGCTACTAAATAAGCCCTCTATAGCTGTAGTGGGATCAAGAAAAGCCTCCAAAGAAGCACTTGAGTATACACATAGATTAGGTCATAAAATCGCCAATGATGGATATACTTTGGTATCAGGTGGTGCAAAAGGTATAGATGAGGCAGCTATGATGGGAGCATTAGAAGTAGGAGGTACTGTTATAGGAATTTTACCAGACAATCTTTCTAAAGCTTCACTCTCAAGTCAATATCGAAAAGCATTGATGAGTAATGAGCTTGCATTAATTAGTACCAACTATCCAGAATCACCATTTAGTGCTGTAAATGCATTAGAAAATAATAAATATATCTATACGCAATCTGTTGCTGCAATTATCGCTCATTCTGAAATAAAAGGTGGGACTTGGTCGGGAGCGAATGAAGCATTAAAAGAAGAATATACTCCATTATGGGTTACGTCAATGTCAGCAGGCAATAAAAAGCTTATTGAACTTGGTGTGAATATTGTGTCTGATGATATGTTTGAAAATACTATTGATATCCTTTGTAGTGGAAATGTTACTAGTAGTGTTGATAATACAAACAAGTCATTATCTTTGTTTGATGATATGGTTGAAAAAAAAGATTCCACAGATGAGACAAAATCAGATGTAGACATCAATAAGTCTAACAGTAATGATATGGATTCATTTTTTGATTTTTTTATGTCTAAACTATATCAAGAATATCCGAAAAATAGTATTTTCAAACCTAAAGAATTAGAAGAGAAGTTCAGTATAAATCTATCGCAAATTAACACCTGGATAGCTAAAGCTGAAGAGAATAAATTGATTCAAAGAGTTGAGGGTAGAATAAAAAAATACAAAATACTTTAA
- a CDS encoding RecQ family ATP-dependent DNA helicase: MIKSDALQLLRTSINNPSANFHEDQWEAIDALVNHRKKMLVVERTGWGKSSVYFIATRGLRDAGYGVTVIISPLLALMRNQITSAERLGINAVTVNSTNPEDWDRISSQLLNDEVDVLLISPERLANDRFVETVLAPISERIGLFVVDEAHCISDWGHDFRPDYQRITRMLQQMPPNMPILATTATANNRVVADIERQIGDIETIRGTLIRDSLILQTLELPDQASRLAWIVEHINSIEGTGIIYTSTIRDAEMVAEWLNLNSISAAAYYGSATHEDFENSNDCRQYLEDKLMNNQIKALVATTALGMGYDKPDLGFVIHFQLPSSVVAYYQQVGRAGRGLPSARGILLSGREDADIQSFFINSAFPSEEHVGEVLSALEQSNGLSMRDIEPRVNMRYGQIEKVIKYLSIQSPSPIAKDGSKWFRTPILYQMDHEKIAFLTNQRNEEFRQIEEYLRSQNCLMAFLRQALNDSNIEDCGRCANCDPSNALSGTYAHVNGLKASEFLKHHAMPIEVRKQFPKDAFPQYGFSSRLPNELRAEEGRVLSKWQDAGWGTVVADNKHNNYFSDELVDAVADMIQAWNPVPMPTWVTCVPSLNHTELVPDFAQRLANKLGLPFIESIIKVKQNQPQKMMENRFHQCHNLDGAFEIRDIKPNEPVFLIDDIVDSNWTFTVLSALLRRKGTGAVFPMALTSTANG, translated from the coding sequence ATGATTAAATCGGATGCATTACAATTACTTAGAACTTCTATTAATAATCCATCTGCAAATTTTCATGAGGATCAATGGGAAGCTATTGATGCTTTAGTAAATCATCGTAAAAAAATGCTAGTTGTTGAGCGAACTGGATGGGGAAAGAGTAGCGTTTATTTTATAGCTACAAGAGGTTTACGGGATGCGGGCTATGGAGTGACAGTTATTATATCTCCATTGTTAGCTCTTATGAGAAACCAAATTACGTCGGCAGAAAGACTTGGTATCAATGCAGTAACAGTTAATTCTACTAACCCAGAAGATTGGGATAGGATCTCTTCACAACTTTTAAATGATGAAGTTGATGTCTTATTGATTTCTCCTGAACGTTTAGCAAATGACAGGTTTGTTGAAACAGTCTTGGCACCTATTTCTGAGCGTATTGGACTTTTTGTGGTTGATGAGGCTCATTGTATTTCAGATTGGGGGCATGATTTTAGACCGGATTATCAACGAATCACTCGTATGTTGCAGCAAATGCCACCTAATATGCCTATTTTGGCAACAACAGCTACTGCTAATAATCGTGTTGTAGCAGACATAGAAAGGCAAATTGGTGACATAGAAACAATCCGTGGAACACTTATTCGAGATAGCCTTATTCTTCAAACTCTTGAACTCCCGGATCAGGCTTCTAGATTAGCTTGGATAGTAGAGCATATAAATAGTATTGAAGGTACTGGGATTATTTATACTTCTACTATAAGAGATGCCGAGATGGTGGCAGAGTGGCTCAACTTAAATTCGATATCTGCTGCAGCATACTATGGTAGTGCAACACATGAAGACTTTGAAAATAGTAATGATTGTAGACAATATCTTGAAGATAAACTCATGAACAATCAAATTAAAGCATTGGTTGCCACCACTGCATTGGGCATGGGATACGATAAGCCAGACTTGGGTTTTGTAATCCATTTTCAGCTTCCTTCTTCGGTGGTTGCATATTATCAGCAAGTAGGTAGAGCAGGTCGTGGGTTGCCTTCTGCAAGGGGTATTTTATTATCCGGTAGAGAAGATGCAGATATTCAGTCATTTTTTATTAATTCCGCTTTCCCTTCAGAGGAGCATGTAGGCGAAGTTCTTAGTGCCCTAGAACAAAGTAATGGACTATCAATGCGAGATATTGAACCACGAGTCAACATGCGTTATGGACAAATTGAAAAAGTTATAAAATATCTTAGTATTCAAAGTCCATCACCTATTGCAAAGGATGGTTCTAAATGGTTTAGAACACCAATACTATATCAAATGGATCATGAAAAGATAGCTTTTCTTACAAATCAAAGAAATGAAGAATTTAGGCAAATAGAAGAATATTTGAGATCGCAAAATTGTCTCATGGCATTTTTAAGACAAGCATTGAATGATAGTAATATAGAAGATTGTGGCAGATGTGCGAACTGTGATCCATCCAATGCGCTTAGCGGGACGTATGCACATGTAAATGGTTTGAAAGCCTCAGAGTTTTTAAAACACCATGCAATGCCGATTGAAGTGAGGAAGCAATTTCCAAAAGATGCATTTCCTCAATATGGTTTTTCTAGTAGGTTACCTAATGAATTGCGAGCTGAAGAAGGTAGAGTTTTGTCTAAGTGGCAAGATGCAGGATGGGGAACAGTTGTTGCTGACAACAAGCATAATAATTATTTTAGCGATGAATTAGTAGATGCTGTAGCTGATATGATACAGGCATGGAATCCAGTACCTATGCCAACTTGGGTGACATGTGTTCCATCTTTGAATCATACAGAATTAGTACCAGATTTTGCGCAAAGATTGGCAAACAAGTTAGGATTACCATTTATAGAGTCTATTATAAAAGTAAAACAAAATCAACCGCAGAAGATGATGGAAAACAGGTTTCATCAATGTCATAATTTGGATGGAGCTTTTGAAATACGAGATATTAAACCTAATGAACCCGTATTTTTAATAGATGATATTGTTGACTCTAATTGGACTTTTACTGTCTTGTCTGCACTACTACGTCGTAAAGGTACAGGAGCAGTTTTCCCTATGGCTTTAACATCAACAGCGAATGGATAA
- a CDS encoding toxin-antitoxin system TumE family protein, with product MINIDQASEQFNLLNSSGKRTDSFFTQVLYTHIDNPRNLLSVFDLITNNHQLWNKLAVDANKVFKTDGSVIAQFNPTDDFPFYRLYHYHTNNNLISPEVLFRGLKQDISSEIELLLELLNCDNESVVSKASEWISKQKKIFAPSETIAKGRTENTLIDQTIILSRQPDGCVVCGKTADSYVSSTLSGEKTVFFIANTCKEHQSLAQDHPSVLDFIFDLFQINLDLFSFQKYDKIPQHLIVLIIKKIAFALDAKLVNNHYDKDKDETTITFERKTKFKIILRLKNFFDYGYMINKPNGKQYQRIDSAPDHKHIEFFPDHIHVNPKKNNADVKSSYTFGFPLFDLPSIKKMLEEGEAAWV from the coding sequence GTGATTAATATCGATCAAGCAAGTGAACAATTTAATTTGTTGAATTCTTCAGGGAAAAGAACAGACTCTTTTTTTACTCAAGTTTTATACACACATATTGATAATCCAAGAAATTTATTGTCGGTTTTTGATTTGATAACAAATAATCATCAATTGTGGAATAAACTTGCCGTTGATGCTAATAAGGTGTTTAAAACAGATGGCTCTGTAATTGCGCAGTTTAATCCTACAGACGATTTTCCCTTTTATAGACTGTACCATTATCATACAAATAACAATTTAATTTCTCCAGAAGTTTTATTTCGAGGTCTTAAACAAGATATATCAAGTGAAATTGAATTACTGCTCGAGCTCCTAAATTGTGATAATGAGAGTGTTGTCTCTAAAGCTTCTGAATGGATAAGTAAACAAAAAAAGATCTTTGCTCCAAGTGAGACAATTGCTAAAGGTAGAACTGAAAATACTCTTATTGATCAGACAATTATACTAAGTAGGCAACCAGATGGATGTGTGGTCTGCGGTAAAACAGCTGATAGCTATGTCAGTTCCACTTTAAGTGGAGAGAAAACAGTATTTTTTATTGCAAACACATGTAAAGAGCATCAATCTTTAGCCCAAGATCATCCTAGTGTACTAGATTTTATATTTGATCTATTTCAAATAAATTTAGATTTGTTTTCATTTCAAAAATATGACAAGATACCACAACATCTTATAGTGCTAATAATTAAAAAGATTGCTTTTGCACTTGACGCGAAGCTTGTTAATAACCATTATGATAAAGATAAGGATGAAACTACAATAACATTTGAGAGAAAAACAAAGTTTAAAATTATTTTGAGACTAAAAAACTTTTTTGATTATGGTTATATGATTAACAAACCAAATGGTAAACAGTATCAAAGAATAGACTCAGCTCCTGACCATAAGCATATTGAGTTTTTTCCAGATCATATTCATGTAAACCCAAAAAAAAATAATGCTGATGTTAAATCAAGCTATACGTTTGGATTCCCATTATTTGATTTACCAAGTATTAAAAAAATGTTGGAAGAAGGAGAAGCTGCTTGGGTATAA
- a CDS encoding McrC family protein — MKNKQIKLKEYSYLFIGDKDEGKHKAVSEQTFDELEAFVLRNSDTVQFLKIGQNKRHKFIQAQNYVGVIQTKDGTTIEILPKISNLKSDKDESGKTIKSKDDKSKEILIRMLKTLKKSPFKHFNMAHLKSTKMPLLEIFITMFLDELNKLIQRGIKSDYITKEENLQYLKGKLKINDQIKRNYIHKERFFVEYQEFLSDRVENRLIKTTLLYLYKKSRSNRNQQRIREFLFIFDEISECKDVKVGFSKVRLDRQMKDYEQVLLWCRTFLLENSFSPYKGNDVAFALLFDMNLLFESYVYDYLRRKGEFESITAQDKTHHLAYHEGKGRFKLKPDIVINDGAIIADTKWKILSEDKTHQGVSQDDMYQLYAYGTKYQKCKDLYLIYPLDKVATDEGRHYHYFDGKTCTANQGLSLQVLFFDVAQDFKVYDFELPSDYDKNK, encoded by the coding sequence ATGAAGAACAAACAGATCAAGCTCAAGGAGTATAGCTATCTCTTTATCGGTGATAAAGATGAGGGGAAGCACAAAGCCGTAAGCGAGCAGACATTTGATGAACTTGAAGCTTTTGTGCTCAGAAACAGTGATACTGTTCAGTTCTTGAAAATAGGGCAAAATAAACGTCATAAGTTCATACAGGCACAAAACTATGTTGGTGTCATTCAGACAAAAGATGGTACTACTATAGAGATATTGCCAAAGATTTCAAATTTGAAATCCGATAAGGATGAGTCTGGAAAGACCATAAAAAGCAAAGATGATAAATCCAAAGAGATATTGATACGTATGTTAAAGACCCTCAAAAAGTCTCCATTCAAACACTTCAATATGGCACATCTCAAAAGTACGAAAATGCCACTTCTTGAGATATTTATCACAATGTTCCTTGATGAATTGAACAAGCTTATCCAGCGCGGTATTAAATCAGACTATATCACCAAAGAGGAGAATCTACAATACCTCAAGGGAAAGCTTAAGATCAATGATCAGATCAAACGAAACTACATCCATAAAGAACGCTTCTTTGTGGAGTACCAGGAGTTTTTGAGTGATAGAGTAGAGAACAGGCTCATCAAAACCACACTTCTGTATCTGTACAAAAAATCTCGATCTAACCGTAACCAACAGCGTATCAGAGAGTTTCTCTTTATCTTTGATGAGATATCGGAGTGTAAAGATGTAAAAGTCGGTTTTTCTAAAGTCAGGCTTGACCGCCAGATGAAAGACTATGAACAGGTACTCTTGTGGTGCCGTACTTTTCTGCTGGAGAATTCCTTTAGCCCATACAAAGGCAATGATGTAGCCTTCGCACTGCTGTTTGATATGAACCTGCTGTTTGAGAGCTATGTCTATGACTATCTGAGACGAAAAGGAGAATTTGAAAGTATCACTGCGCAGGACAAGACACATCATCTGGCGTATCATGAAGGCAAAGGAAGGTTCAAACTCAAACCCGATATTGTGATAAACGACGGAGCTATCATCGCAGATACAAAATGGAAAATTCTCAGTGAAGACAAAACCCATCAAGGTGTTTCACAAGATGATATGTATCAACTCTATGCTTATGGTACAAAGTATCAAAAATGTAAAGACCTCTACCTTATCTATCCATTGGATAAGGTGGCAACAGATGAAGGAAGACACTACCACTATTTTGATGGTAAAACATGTACGGCAAATCAAGGTTTAAGTCTTCAGGTCCTTTTCTTTGATGTTGCACAAGATTTTAAAGTATATGATTTTGAACTTCCTAGTGATTATGATAAAAATAAATGA
- a CDS encoding McrB family protein, with product MNTNTQTVEIIAKDLVKYANSFRKLKYHQDELLNAINNISSENLDVISSYYGEKSEKINKIRFLIVQHLKKTGQLTWSEFEEIKNTVNSEYPTNILQSWKEPYSILYTLIYLPVKSEIEEKLKTVGEYLIKELELDAKLKIQGFDGGQNFGDERCWLAIYNPKQKNQSTSLQIFVNFDQGKIEYGLFEYFAEEQYKTKQTQVFSTFSVVDMVDFLKPSAKKISEDIVYRTLWKFAPGKQAMYWSKMMEKNIASIGWGSFDYTNKSQQKIREVNPALTSEDVRIISYLSKINIGDTLIAFNGRLEIIGIGKVVSNPIYSIEPIIENSDHHNYVKVEWQALDKTVQIKKMVSMDTLNDITRRKEEIFSALGIINKNTFSTNDINGDNDMPNNTQTQPLNQILYGPPGTGKTYSTINKALEIIFEKEDKDLIFESLEGEDDITYAKALSSDNRKALTEIFDYYKDEGQIEFVTFHQSYGYEEFVEGIKAIPAGKEGNDSNEMIYSVVDGIFKRLSKVAYGEIDDMQIGQKFVLDYPFINIKALMEKVSDNEFKVLEGSRIRKEVTPSFKNNNLRKTFLEKAIFDKVKETDEYWVLDKDYSFSSISGASSIVTGSSTNGNIAWKPTKKELVEKNDKNYILVIDEINRGNISKIFGELITLIEPSKRIGADEEIRAKLPYSGDEFGVPSNLYIIGTMNTADRSIALMDTALRRRFEFEEMMPDLDTLNGLNDVSGIDIKSLLETINKRIEYLYDRDHTIGHAYFMSLKDKNENEAKVELDKIFKNKIIPLLQEYFYDDWEKIQMVLGDHPEQKADKKDKFIVDSKMEEKVIFGFNHDDIEEEQVDYKINTPFTDVAYTKIYSSSTSKKMNENEEQTDQAQGV from the coding sequence GTGAATACAAATACACAAACAGTTGAAATAATAGCAAAAGATCTTGTTAAATATGCGAATTCTTTTAGAAAATTAAAATATCATCAAGATGAGCTATTAAATGCAATTAACAACATTTCTAGTGAGAACCTTGATGTAATATCAAGCTATTACGGTGAAAAAAGTGAGAAGATTAATAAAATCCGTTTTTTAATAGTACAGCACCTAAAAAAAACAGGGCAATTGACATGGAGTGAATTTGAAGAAATAAAAAATACTGTGAACTCTGAATATCCTACAAATATACTTCAAAGTTGGAAAGAACCATATTCTATTTTGTACACACTTATATATCTTCCAGTAAAAAGTGAGATTGAGGAGAAACTTAAAACAGTTGGTGAATATCTTATTAAAGAATTAGAACTCGATGCAAAGTTGAAGATACAAGGTTTTGATGGAGGTCAAAACTTTGGGGATGAAAGGTGTTGGCTTGCTATCTATAATCCTAAGCAAAAAAATCAAAGTACTTCATTGCAAATATTCGTAAATTTTGATCAGGGAAAGATTGAATATGGTTTATTTGAATACTTTGCTGAGGAACAATATAAGACAAAACAAACTCAAGTTTTTTCCACTTTTTCAGTTGTTGATATGGTTGACTTTTTAAAACCTAGTGCAAAAAAGATTTCTGAAGATATTGTTTATAGAACACTATGGAAGTTTGCTCCTGGAAAGCAAGCTATGTATTGGTCTAAAATGATGGAAAAAAATATTGCATCAATAGGCTGGGGAAGTTTTGATTATACAAATAAAAGTCAACAAAAAATACGTGAAGTAAATCCAGCATTAACATCTGAGGATGTACGTATTATTTCATATTTAAGCAAAATTAACATTGGTGATACACTTATAGCCTTTAATGGACGACTAGAGATTATTGGTATAGGGAAAGTAGTATCAAATCCAATATATTCTATTGAACCTATTATTGAAAATTCAGATCATCACAATTATGTAAAAGTTGAATGGCAGGCTTTAGATAAAACAGTTCAAATAAAAAAGATGGTTAGCATGGACACGCTAAATGATATTACTAGGCGAAAAGAAGAAATTTTTTCTGCTCTAGGCATTATTAATAAAAATACTTTTAGTACTAACGATATTAATGGAGATAATGATATGCCAAACAATACACAAACTCAACCCTTAAATCAAATTCTTTATGGACCACCGGGGACTGGGAAAACATATAGTACTATTAATAAAGCTTTGGAAATAATTTTTGAAAAAGAAGATAAGGACTTAATTTTTGAAAGTTTAGAAGGTGAAGATGATATAACATATGCAAAGGCTCTTAGTTCAGATAATCGGAAAGCATTAACTGAAATTTTTGATTATTATAAAGATGAAGGCCAAATAGAATTCGTTACTTTTCATCAAAGCTATGGTTATGAGGAATTCGTAGAAGGGATTAAAGCAATTCCTGCTGGTAAAGAGGGTAATGATAGTAATGAAATGATTTATAGTGTTGTTGATGGTATCTTCAAACGACTATCAAAAGTTGCATATGGTGAGATTGATGATATGCAAATTGGACAAAAATTTGTTTTAGATTATCCGTTTATTAATATTAAAGCATTAATGGAAAAAGTAAGTGATAATGAATTTAAAGTATTAGAGGGATCCAGAATACGAAAAGAAGTTACTCCGTCATTTAAAAATAACAACCTAAGAAAGACATTTTTAGAAAAAGCCATATTTGATAAAGTAAAAGAAACTGATGAATATTGGGTATTAGATAAGGACTATTCATTTAGTAGTATCAGTGGTGCTTCAAGTATTGTTACAGGTTCTTCAACAAATGGAAATATTGCATGGAAACCGACGAAAAAAGAATTAGTTGAAAAAAATGATAAAAACTATATTCTTGTTATTGATGAAATTAACCGTGGAAATATTTCCAAGATCTTTGGAGAACTTATCACTCTGATAGAGCCATCCAAAAGAATCGGTGCAGATGAGGAAATAAGGGCTAAACTTCCATATAGTGGGGATGAGTTTGGTGTCCCTTCCAATCTCTATATTATCGGTACGATGAACACAGCCGATAGAAGTATCGCTTTGATGGATACGGCTCTTAGACGAAGATTTGAGTTTGAGGAGATGATGCCAGATCTAGATACATTGAATGGGTTGAACGATGTAAGTGGTATCGATATCAAATCATTGCTTGAGACTATCAATAAACGTATAGAGTACCTCTATGATAGAGACCATACTATTGGTCATGCTTACTTTATGAGTCTGAAAGATAAAAATGAAAATGAAGCTAAGGTAGAGCTTGACAAGATCTTCAAAAATAAGATTATCCCACTACTTCAGGAGTATTTCTATGATGATTGGGAGAAGATACAAATGGTATTGGGCGATCATCCTGAGCAAAAAGCAGATAAAAAGGATAAGTTTATAGTTGATAGCAAAATGGAAGAGAAGGTAATATTTGGTTTCAATCATGATGACATCGAAGAGGAACAAGTCGACTACAAGATCAATACACCATTTACTGACGTAGCATATACCAAAATTTATAGCTCATCTACATCTAAAAAAATGAATGAAAATGAAGAACAAACAGATCAAGCTCAAGGAGTATAG